From a single Eriocheir sinensis breed Jianghai 21 unplaced genomic scaffold, ASM2467909v1 Scaffold161, whole genome shotgun sequence genomic region:
- the LOC126990384 gene encoding piggyBac transposable element-derived protein 3-like, which produces MNIPSSGFYRKATDPRRWVAPPVAEDSDLEVEAESDVDDSDLDPDYVVEENMTPTTSGHVTRIRPEEMPLDDDAGEDDEDETVSGDTPPPTKKVKKAKDQPSRVWKKEDIGHTPLPEYNHPVPDFLLKPYEFFLQMLTMEILEDIVYQTNLYARQKDVSTAFSLDIQDLMVFLGIILYMGVVHIPSLDDYWAVNTRIPQVTDYMSAKRFKQLRSTIHFNNNDYAKASTDRFYKIRPLFTGITKQFLRVKETPHQSVDEVMVAYKGTMAGNLRQYIANKPDKFGYKLFCRASIDGFIHDVLMYQGQTSFSSHPVDLTEEEEEQLLSNRIVIVLAKTIKDPANSAIYADNYFTSIQLVEFLKDKLQCRYVGTARPNRIGNPPLMSRKEMEKKTTPRGKHDYVSCNGVLAMCRKDNKPVTILSSDAGVLPLSKAKRWDKESKKKVDIPCPAVIKEYNGKMGGIDKSDMLTHLYKSPMKARRYYLRLFGYILDLCTTNAWILYKRDSKALSEKPMPLKNFRLEISAFARGYKTRPARCLRDTPESFVRPKKGQKSHRPADNLRYDYSKFHCPVFVKQRMTCKHCSTHKEMHRSRWVCKVCQVALCHSETRNCFEEFHIRTPGFQLALHIHLI; this is translated from the exons ATGAAC ATTCCTAGCTCTGGTTTTTATCGGAAGGCCACCGACCCTAGGAGATGGGTTGCTCCTCCTGTAGCGGAAGATAGTGATTTGGAGGTAGAGGCTGAGAGTGATGTGGATGATAGTGACCTGGACCCTGATTATGTTGTAGAGGAAAACATGACACCTACAACTTCAG GACATGTGACTAGGATCAGGCCTGAAGAAATGCCTCTTGATGATGATGCaggtgaggatgatgaggatgagacgGTCTCGGGGGACACTCCACCACCCACCAAGAAGGTGAAGAAGGCCAAGGACCAGCCATCAAGGgtatggaagaaagaagacatcGGACACACTCCTTTACCCGAGTATAACCATCCAGTGCCTGATTTCCTCCTGAAGCCCTATGAGTTTTTCCTCCAGATGCTGACCATGGAGATACTTGAAGACATTGTGTACCAGACGAACCTGTATGCACGGCAGAAGGATGTCAGTACCGCTTTCTCCCTTGACATCCAGGACCTGATGGTGTTTTTGGGCATTATCCTCTACATGGGGGTAGTCCACATTCCTTCCCTGGATGACTATTGGGCAGTCAACACCCGCATCCCACAGGTGACCGACTACATGTCCGCAAAGCGATTTAAACAACTCAGATCCACCATTCACTTCAACAACAACGATTATGCCAAGGCTTCCACAGACCGCTTCTACAAGATACGGCCTCTCTTCACAGGAATAACAAAACAATTTCTGCGGGTCAAGGAAACTCCCCATCAGTCGGTTGATGAAGTGATGGTGGCATACAAGGGCACAATGGCAGGGAATCTTCGCCAGTACATCGCAAACAAACCGGACAAGTTCGGCTACAAGTTATTCTGCCGTGCGAGTATCGATGGTTTCATCCACGATGTCCTAATGTATCAGGGACAAACGAGCTTCAGCAGCCACCCTGTAGAcctgactgaggaggaggaagaacagctaCTGAGCAACAGGATTGTGATTGTCCTTGCCAAGACCATCAAAGACCCCGCTAATTCCGCCATCTATGCGGACAACTACTTCACGAGCATCCAACTGGTTGAGTTCCTGAAAGACAAGCTCCAATGCCGCTATGTGGGGACTGCCAGACCCAACCGCATTGGAAATCCACCACTGATGtctaggaaggaaatggagaagaagaccACTCCCAGGGGGAAGCACGATTATGTCTCCTGCAACGGGGTCCTTGCTATGTGTCGGAAGGACAACAAACCAGTCACTATCCTCTCTTCTGATGCCGGGGTTCTTCCACTCTCCAAGGCCAAAAGGTGGGACAAGGAATCCAAGAAAAAGGTCGACATCCCATGCCCAGCGGTCATCAAGGAGTATAATGGTAAAATGGGGGGCATTGATAAGTCCGACATGCTCACCCATCTCTACAAATCTCCGATGAAGGCTAGGCGGTATTATCTCAGGCTGTTCGGGTACATCTTGGATCTCTGCACCACTAATGCCTGGATCCTGTACAAGAGGGATTCCAAAGCCCTGTCAGAGAAGCCCATGCCCCTCAAAAACTTCCGCCTGGAGATCAGTGCCTTTGCCCGTGGCTACAAAACCAGACCTGCCAGGTGCCTCCGCGATACCCCTGAGAGTTTTGTCCGGCCAAAGAAGGGACAAAAATCCCACCGCCCAGCAGACAACCTTCGCTATGACTACTCCAAATTCCACTGCCCAGTGTTTGTCAAGCAACGGATGACTTGCAAACACTGCTCAACTCACAAGGAGATGCACCGGTCTAGGTGGGTGTGCAAAGTGTGTCAGGTTGCCCTTTGCCACAGCGAAACTCGGAACTGTTTCGAGGAGTTCCACATACGTACCCCCGGCTTCCAACTCGCCCTCCACATCCACCTCATCTAA